GCACAGATAAGCATTGGATGGTGTGGCTGGGTTTGCAGCACACCCACATGTATCTCATCTGCCCTGTCTGGGAATAGAGAGCAGCCCCAGGCCGTGGGCTGCTAATCCTATGCCCGTTGCTTGGCCCCACACTTACCAATGAAGATGAAGAAGATGGCGAAGGCAGCAATGTCCCAGTCTGACTGGAACATCTGTTTGGTTGCGAGTCTGCTCAGGACGTCATTGATCTGGTTGCTGAACTCCTCTCCCAAGTTTTGCCTTTCAGATCCCATTTTTGGTTTCTTTCAGAGTTTCCCCTGTGGTCTGATCGACAAAGGGAGAGAGGGTGGATTGATGCCACTAATAACCTTTTCACCCCAACTGAATGGCCTCCCCGTCCCCAGATGCTGGAATATCATTGAGAGACACGATCACCTTGTCCCTAGCTCTGGCTGCACTGGGCTTTACCCATATTGGCTGCTGGTTCCCTTTGATACAGAGGGCCATAGGTGCTGCATACAAGATGACTGCCGCAGTTCGGGTTTGCTTCCCCATCCCACAGGCCACTGATCCTACTGCTCCAGGGCGGGAAGGGGCTAGTGTGTTCTGCTTGTGGAGTTCCAGCccctggagtggggaggggggactaACCAGGGTGAAGTGGTGCTGGGTGGGCACAGAGGGTTAACAAGTAACAGATCACAGCAGGAGCTGTGGAATGTCTGAGGCCTTGGCCACACAAGGAAGTTGCACCATAACCTGCCTAGAAGCAGACTGTCATGCTGGTGTGACACCCCTCCCCACAGAAGACACTCCTGTTGCAGTTTAACAATATCTAGCCATCCCTTTATCATATGTGGGTTAGAATGTCCCAGgaggagtcaggagagctgggttctagtcccagctctgctatgaacttactgtgtgaccttacACAAGTCACTTGTCTttttgtgcctcggtttccccatctgtaaaccaGCTTGCTCTGAAAGACACTCAGATGCCGCAGTGACAGACATGTTCTAAGAACCTGCACAGAACAGCCTGTAGAAACCTCAGCACTGTTTACCAAATGCCTGCTGGTTCCCTCCAGCCAGCCAGAGCTGGGAGCACAACACAACATTTCAAACAATGCCAGTCAGGCCAGTTAAAGATGCAGGAGCAGCTCTGTGAAAGCAAACAAACTCTTCTAACTTCGCAAGGCCTGAGTAAAGCTGAGCCCAGCCGGAGCTCACAGGATAGTGGCTCCTTTGGCGGTGCGTAGGCTAAGGAGCCTGGAAGGAATTTCTCACACACACTCCATTATAATGTTTGCAGCAGCATGGGAGCAGTGTGCTAGAGACCCAGGCAGCCTGCAGCATGAGAAACAAAGATGCAGTCATTCATATTTCCCAATCTGAACCAAAAAGCTGGCTATTTTGCATCCTGGAAGCTGCCCCATTGCTAAACGGAAATACTATTGATTCCACAGCGCTGGGCTGATCCGCTGCAGTACCTGTGTTCTCACTCTAAGGGGGTGTGGAAGTGTGAGGGATAGAAACAAGGAATCCTTCTCTGCTCTGCCAATGTCATGCAGGGAAAGCCATGTGGTGCAGTTTGGGAAACCTGCCCGGATTTCTTAGGGATATGCCCAGCGAGTCTCAAACAAGCCCCTGTAGTTCCCAAGGCTGCAGCCTGACACCAGAGCTGCATTCTCTCTAGTGGGAGGCATGACCTGCTAGAAACACTCAAACCAAATAGCAAACCACCCTTTGTGGGCCAGGCCAGTCCCTGTTCCGTTTAGTTACTGACCTACAATGTACTGCGGGGAAAGAAACCATTTTCACACTGATTCCAACTCGTGAAAGTCTGCTGCTCTGTCCTTTATCAGGGATCTGTCCTGAGCCAGAGGGGGAATCCAGAGATAACAACGCTTAAAGGGGTATGGTGCCCGCTGGAAACTATCCATAGTAGAGGGGAAGTCTGGAGAGCCGAAGAACAGCGCTGGGCTAGTGATTAAATACTGAACTGAGGCTCTGCCAGagcctccctgtgtgaccttgggcaagtcctagATCGgtctgtgccttagttttcccacTTGTAAAAAGAGGTCAATGCTGACCTACCGCCCACGGATGATtcgaggtgttcagatactaggGTGATGTGGGTGTGTATATAGATACGTGCAAATACGTAGTTACTGTGAATGTTTCCTCTCTTACGTTGGTTGGTCAGACACTGTGTTAAAGCCATGCGCTTTAAGTGCATGGACGTGGCTGAGGAAAATGGCAGCTCTCCCATCCCAGGGCAATGCCTTAAGGTAGCAGAATGTAATGACGGGAGTAGGAGGGTTAGTTCCTAGTTTGCCTATGGCAGCAAAGCCCGTGCAGCCTGGCTCTCTGCTTCCAGTTCAGACTGAACCCCCTGCTGAATGTAGGGACAGGACCTGACTGCGGACTTTCCTCCAAACCAGCAGCAGTGGCCAATTTCCCACagctcctgggagctgctggccaGGGGCTCTCCACGCCTAGCCCTTTCTCTTGCAAAGCTAATCTCGATTGAAAACAGGCTCACAGGTTTTGGCACCCCTCGTCCAGGCTTGTCATGTTGATTAATTGGAGAGGGCAGAGGTACTAATCTAGGATTCCATAGCGTGCCTCAATCCACAGCAGAGCACCACCTATAACGGAGGGAGGGTGCCACAAAGACTTCCCAGGATAGTCAGCATCACTCAGTGGGGGAATATGGCCGCCATCAGGATCACTGTTATTTCTGCCCTTTGTatctcttcctttcccctttctctccctctccccctgccctgtctTTGTGTCTGTCCCCCTCTGCACTCCTCTTCTAGCCATAACATCCAATTCCCCCTGagctcccctcccactccttccccttttccagctgctacaatgatcagcagTGAATTAGCAAATGTTGACATGTAAAGTGTCGTCATTACGCTCTAGAGCAAACGCCATACATGCTGATGACAAAAACACACTCCTGCTGTAGGTGAAACTGAGACATTGCTTCAGGCTgcttgcagactcaggaagacagcacTGCATCAGTTCACTGCTGCCTCATTGTCTGCACGGTGAATGTTACAACCAGGGGGGCTAGAATATTTTTTATACATCTATAAATGGGCGCTGAATCTGGACTATGCCCTGCTGCCCCATGAACATGTCGGAGAGGCCAGCTCTGGCCTGTGTGTTTGAAGTCACTGCCCTAGTCACTTTCAGATGGTAATGAGTGCTAAGAGGCACCAGAAATAAACCTAGCACAAAGTGCATTCCAGATCACGTGCAGCTGCTGAAAGCCAGAGGCCCTACATGTCGGTGACAAATACATACGTCTGTGCCAAGTGAAACTGCTTCTGGCATTGCCCAGCTGCTGTGAGGCTCAAAGTACAAGCAGAGTGTGGTTCTATCCTCCCTGCTGAAAGCTTGCAGGGTAGCACTTGCTTCCCCTTCTAGCATGGTTGCATGGTGCTGCCGTGAGAGAGAGCCAGAGCTCCACtccagaggaggctgcatttcagcacaGGGGAAGTGAATGCTCTTTCTGTATGCTGATGAGCCTGGGGGAGCTGCACGAGCCCTCTGTTAGGAAGCCCAGCCTTTGGTTCCATGAAAGATAATCTCAGCTTGCAGGTACAAATAATTCAGTCTCTAACCCTTTTTCCTTGGAAAGATCCTTGAAAACATGGCTGACTGCGATGGCAGAAAGGAAACAGTCGCTGGGTTCTGCTTCCGCagccagcagctgagcagagaggaGTGGGGGAATCTAAAGATCCCCCATATACGCACACAGTTTGGGGTGGTCCCCGCCCCGAACCATTTCACCGGCCCTCCCCTCAGCCCAGCCCTGTCTGCagcagggggtggagggcagcAATCAGGTTTGCAGGCAGGGGGTAGTTGGTTCTCAGGCCCAGCCAAAGACCCCCGGCCAGCCCTGCTTAGCAGCATTTCCAGCAgttttccccccagctcccagcgctTGGACCATGAGACAGCTGTTTcgtgctgctgggagggaggggggaggagagggaatgcggcacactcaggggaggaagtggggctggggccgggatttggggaaggggtccaatgaggcagggagggggtggaattggggtggggactttggggaaggggttggaataggggcagggaaggggtggagttggggtgggggggtgtgcaAGCAAATACCCCCCCCCCTTGGAGTGTCcttttttttgaatgttcaaatatggtaacgcTACTCCTGACCCAAAGGCCTATGGCAGCAGAAGCTCCTTGGAACAGTGAGATCCTGCCCGGGGTTCCTAATTCCCCAGGGACAGAGCACCGTACAGCTATGGAGCACCCCGCAATCCCACCACGCTCTGAGGCCCTGGCTACTGCAACCCCCCTGGCACTTCCTCCCCTCTGGGCCCTGCAGTGGCTCCCACCCTGGAAGAGGTtccctcatttccttttctttgcagCGTCAGGATTTCCCTTtagcagccccagccctctcagCGGCCGCCCTCAGACCAGTCTTCACCCTATCCCTGGGCTCACCTCCGCGGCCTCTTGGCTGGCCCTGGCCCTTAATTCCTGAGGATCTGTAaccccagagctgcctgcagcagctggctccTGGTGAG
The Lepidochelys kempii isolate rLepKem1 chromosome 10, rLepKem1.hap2, whole genome shotgun sequence DNA segment above includes these coding regions:
- the SMIM22 gene encoding small integral membrane protein 22, which gives rise to MGSERQNLGEEFSNQINDVLSRLATKQMFQSDWDIAAFAIFFIFIGTVLLMVLLALIHCCCCCDCDSRGSHKKVPRKKVGIDNKAMEP